In Euphorbia lathyris chromosome 9, ddEupLath1.1, whole genome shotgun sequence, the following are encoded in one genomic region:
- the LOC136207358 gene encoding non-specific lipid-transfer protein 1-like — protein MAAMKLAALVVAIMVVAGAMSTAQGITCGQVSGALAPCINYLKTGGAPTPQCCNGVRTINGAAQTTPDRQQACNCLKSAARSIPGLNPANAESLPGKCSVNIPYKISLSTNCNRCIAP, from the exons ATGGCCGCAATGAAGTTAGCAGCTTTGGTTGTAGCAATTATGGTTGTTGCTGGTGCTATGTCCACTGCTCAAGGCATTACTTGTGGGCAAGTAAGTGGTGCACTTGCTCCATGTATTAACTATCTGAAAACAGGAGGTGCTCCTACTCCTCAATGCTGCAATGGTGTTAGGACCATTAATGGTGCTGCTCAAACCACACCTGATCGCCAACAAGCTTGCAACTGTTTGAAATCAGCAGCGAGGAGCATCCCTGGCCTTAACCCAGCCAACGCTGAGTCTCTCCCCGGCAAATGCAGCGTTAACATTCCGTACAAGATTAGCCTCTCCACCAACTGCAACAG atgtatagctcCTTAG